A genomic stretch from Anaerococcus mediterraneensis includes:
- a CDS encoding transglutaminase domain-containing protein: MKKLRKIGLLVALISLLNLGQSHAATKQEIILNVDTSRYTNTIKRCNDYLEKNPGISKKERQDLENLVKKMESLVRKIEAYQKSHNENDFIKNEIRKHLNNRSTYFSVDINRHMTNEYLSDLFLQVAKEDPYFFYSQYGACKISTSSNEGKAKDGKKFIEKANFDITYRSSLDQDQQVRNFIDQWVSENISENQSDYGKVLAIHDFIVKKNFYNRGDSKSMSGGYSIYNPSSIIYGNGGVCNAYATLFDLMAKKAGLKTYYMTGKSTRNGEDHMWNMVNIFGQWYHIDTTWDDPVVNFSAGHIENLGDFVIYDYFLKSDDQIKKSRTIDEDGKRPSAPNSYTVLNNNSKIEMIDGKYWIIND; this comes from the coding sequence ATGAAAAAATTAAGAAAAATTGGCCTCCTAGTGGCCCTGATAAGCCTGCTAAACTTAGGACAGTCCCACGCAGCGACCAAACAAGAGATAATCCTAAATGTAGATACATCTAGATATACAAATACAATAAAACGTTGCAATGATTACCTAGAAAAAAACCCGGGGATCTCAAAAAAAGAACGCCAGGACCTAGAAAATTTGGTCAAAAAAATGGAGTCCTTAGTTAGAAAAATCGAAGCTTATCAAAAATCTCATAATGAAAATGACTTCATAAAAAACGAAATAAGAAAACACCTAAACAACAGGTCTACATATTTTTCTGTAGATATAAATAGGCATATGACAAATGAATACTTATCCGACCTTTTTTTGCAAGTTGCCAAAGAAGACCCATATTTTTTCTATAGCCAATACGGTGCTTGCAAGATATCCACAAGCTCCAACGAGGGCAAGGCAAAAGATGGCAAAAAATTTATAGAAAAAGCTAATTTTGACATCACATATAGGTCAAGCCTAGACCAAGACCAGCAGGTTAGAAACTTCATAGACCAGTGGGTAAGTGAAAATATAAGCGAAAACCAATCTGACTATGGTAAGGTCCTAGCTATCCATGACTTCATAGTAAAGAAAAACTTCTATAATAGAGGAGACAGCAAATCCATGAGCGGAGGCTATTCTATTTACAACCCAAGCTCTATCATTTACGGCAATGGCGGAGTTTGCAATGCCTATGCAACACTTTTTGACCTAATGGCAAAAAAAGCAGGCCTAAAAACCTATTATATGACAGGCAAATCCACAAGAAATGGCGAAGACCATATGTGGAATATGGTAAACATATTTGGTCAGTGGTACCACATAGATACTACCTGGGATGACCCAGTAGTTAATTTCTCGGCTGGCCATATAGAAAACCTAGGAGATTTTGTAATCTATGATTATTTCCTAAAATCAGATGACCAAATAAAAAAATCAAGGACCATAGATGAGGATGGCAAAAGACCAAGCGCACCAAATTCTTATACAGTCCTAAATAATAACTCCAAAATCGAAATGATCGATGGCAAATATTGGATAATAAATGATTAA
- the rplW gene encoding 50S ribosomal protein L23, with protein MKSPYQIIKRPIITEKSMEMLDENKYTFEVDKNANKPEIKAAVEAIFEGVKVKAVTTMNYKGKKVRTRYGYGKRADWKKAIVTLTEDSQAIEYFDGL; from the coding sequence ATGAAATCACCTTACCAAATAATCAAAAGACCAATAATTACAGAAAAAAGCATGGAAATGCTTGATGAGAATAAATACACATTTGAAGTAGACAAAAATGCAAACAAACCAGAAATAAAAGCTGCAGTAGAAGCTATTTTCGAAGGCGTAAAAGTCAAAGCTGTAACAACCATGAACTATAAAGGCAAGAAAGTCAGAACTAGATACGGTTATGGTAAAAGAGCTGACTGGAAAAAAGCTATCGTAACTCTAACAGAAGATAGCCAAGCAATTGAATACTTCGACGGACTATAA
- a CDS encoding FIVAR domain-containing protein, with product MNKKILAGLMSLGLILGPMGRGDALATEIKTYDQGLVDELILYTSLDESQIGPIDGELKNEYLKLKSDTEDLLDSEEKTDELLKEKVGLFDDFFARAADAAINSYTKSLIIYRNFFDDNKEILAEKGTYHKDNIDVLTSYLAEMIYGKNEGVDIKEIHEKLLTDTNRLETDILEALKKAEPKKTDEEIKAIVKKEYPVTEEAIKALAPDLEAAHKKMEALRRNRDTLLKDKAKFVQTEAYKKAETSLKETYDKAIKGVEDILDSGYNYLSESKDIEEAYLARTAISSEGLIKSGDEIKIQDKSSEKSKDDQLREKIQEGKKELENSKISQERKKALEKSIKKAEDLLASPSRDEAEIEKAIKDLDEKIKAAKESEKDTDDVKDLKGQLSYAKYLKENIFYQLRSTEAKDALDKAIKEAEDLLAKENPDESAVKKVLETLNKKVSDVVFISPIYIEYASGEIVEKDLKALVDSKERLESLEAYKKADEYDKMLYKKALDAASVLLKGPADKKTSKNLKEKYVDLYKSIENLPKSHLDKLKDLVNDDSKFRTQDNYKKAKEEGNEVVDYYNDLIEKAKKIKDDPNANKDDIDVLYKCLNDSVREINKKIKTFERKALAEIHISKIFEKKIKKDDSIDKEKDKKRVAETYLSSLKELKKLAEEGKLDTDQANKFTQLMQASRMFLDGQVGINYFDMVVLFQRLSLIQGHPKYKDKIEQQTREKIDRAIEKAKEAIKKPADEELTKAALGELESAIKEKSVENFEKEIQNDKGSENIKDELRTKLEEEIAKDYKTNGKTFKYSKAQAALRKAYDLALENAKKFAKDPLASEDDLRSAYNKLVEAGKNLDGDLFQSRILALAEKFKKEQLMIKDPNQRQAIAEKINKLGSDPTKTMDDVIAVEKEFESLKTQITTTTVPTNQASGIVTTTTPMQGNKNPASIVKTGIESIGKFAIILVAAAIILIIMNKKGEKNENNK from the coding sequence ATGAATAAAAAAATATTGGCAGGACTTATGAGTCTGGGTCTGATTTTAGGACCTATGGGTAGGGGAGATGCCCTAGCCACAGAAATAAAAACCTATGACCAAGGCTTGGTTGATGAATTGATCTTATATACAAGCTTAGATGAGAGTCAGATCGGGCCGATTGATGGTGAATTAAAAAATGAATATTTAAAATTAAAATCTGATACAGAAGACCTTTTGGACTCTGAGGAAAAAACAGATGAATTGTTAAAAGAAAAAGTTGGGCTTTTTGACGATTTTTTTGCCAGAGCAGCTGATGCGGCTATAAATAGTTATACAAAAAGTCTAATCATCTATAGAAATTTTTTTGATGATAATAAAGAAATTTTAGCTGAAAAAGGTACTTATCACAAGGATAATATTGATGTTTTGACCTCATATTTGGCTGAGATGATTTATGGAAAAAATGAAGGCGTTGACATCAAAGAAATTCATGAAAAATTATTAACTGATACAAATCGTTTAGAAACTGATATTCTAGAAGCTCTCAAAAAAGCTGAACCCAAAAAGACTGATGAAGAAATCAAGGCTATAGTTAAAAAAGAATATCCGGTCACTGAAGAAGCTATAAAAGCCTTAGCCCCAGATTTAGAAGCAGCTCACAAAAAGATGGAGGCTTTGAGAAGAAATAGGGATACTTTGTTAAAAGACAAGGCGAAATTTGTCCAAACTGAAGCCTATAAAAAAGCCGAAACATCCTTAAAAGAAACCTACGACAAAGCAATAAAAGGCGTAGAAGACATACTAGATTCTGGCTATAATTATTTAAGTGAAAGCAAGGATATCGAGGAAGCTTACCTTGCCAGAACAGCCATCTCAAGTGAGGGCCTAATAAAATCTGGGGATGAGATAAAAATCCAAGATAAAAGCTCAGAAAAATCCAAAGATGATCAACTTAGGGAAAAAATCCAAGAGGGCAAAAAAGAGCTGGAAAATTCTAAAATCAGCCAAGAGAGAAAGAAAGCCCTAGAAAAATCTATAAAAAAAGCAGAAGACCTACTTGCATCTCCTAGTAGAGACGAGGCAGAGATCGAAAAGGCAATCAAAGACCTGGATGAGAAGATAAAAGCAGCCAAGGAAAGCGAAAAAGATACTGATGATGTCAAAGACTTAAAAGGCCAGCTTTCCTATGCCAAATACCTAAAAGAAAATATCTTCTATCAATTAAGATCGACAGAGGCAAAAGATGCCTTAGACAAGGCCATAAAAGAAGCAGAAGACCTCTTGGCCAAAGAAAATCCAGACGAAAGTGCTGTAAAAAAAGTGCTAGAAACTTTAAATAAAAAAGTTTCTGATGTGGTCTTTATAAGCCCAATCTATATAGAATATGCTAGTGGCGAGATTGTAGAAAAAGACCTAAAGGCCCTAGTTGATTCTAAAGAAAGGCTAGAAAGTCTAGAGGCATATAAAAAAGCTGATGAATATGATAAAATGCTCTACAAAAAGGCCCTAGATGCAGCGAGCGTTCTCCTAAAGGGACCAGCCGATAAAAAAACCAGCAAAAACCTAAAGGAAAAATATGTTGACTTATATAAATCTATAGAAAACTTGCCAAAGTCACACCTAGACAAACTAAAAGATTTAGTAAATGATGATTCTAAATTTAGGACTCAGGATAATTATAAAAAAGCCAAGGAAGAAGGCAACGAAGTTGTCGATTATTATAATGATCTGATAGAAAAAGCTAAAAAAATAAAAGATGATCCTAATGCAAATAAAGATGATATAGATGTTTTGTATAAGTGTTTGAATGATTCTGTTAGAGAAATTAACAAAAAAATAAAAACATTTGAAAGAAAAGCCTTAGCAGAAATCCATATTTCAAAGATTTTTGAAAAAAAGATTAAAAAAGATGACTCTATAGATAAAGAAAAAGATAAGAAAAGAGTAGCCGAAACTTATTTAAGCAGCCTAAAGGAATTGAAGAAACTTGCAGAAGAAGGAAAATTAGATACAGATCAAGCAAATAAATTTACACAGCTTATGCAAGCATCCAGAATGTTTCTAGATGGCCAAGTAGGTATAAATTATTTTGATATGGTAGTTTTATTCCAAAGGTTAAGTCTAATTCAAGGTCATCCAAAATACAAAGATAAGATCGAGCAGCAAACAAGAGAAAAAATAGATCGAGCCATTGAGAAGGCAAAAGAAGCTATAAAAAAACCAGCAGATGAAGAGTTAACAAAAGCAGCTTTGGGAGAATTAGAAAGTGCCATAAAAGAAAAATCTGTTGAAAACTTTGAGAAAGAAATCCAGAATGACAAGGGTTCAGAAAATATAAAAGATGAACTTAGGACTAAATTGGAAGAAGAAATAGCAAAAGATTATAAAACCAATGGTAAGACCTTCAAGTATTCCAAGGCCCAAGCAGCATTGAGAAAGGCTTATGATTTGGCATTAGAAAATGCTAAAAAATTTGCCAAAGATCCCCTAGCCAGCGAGGATGACCTAAGGTCAGCTTATAATAAGCTAGTAGAAGCTGGCAAAAACCTTGACGGGGACCTATTCCAATCTAGGATTCTTGCCTTGGCGGAGAAGTTCAAAAAAGAACAGCTAATGATAAAAGATCCAAATCAAAGACAGGCCATAGCAGAAAAAATCAACAAATTAGGATCAGACCCAACTAAGACTATGGATGATGTCATAGCTGTCGAAAAAGAATTTGAAAGTCTAAAGACTCAGATCACAACTACAACAGTGCCAACCAATCAGGCTAGTGGCATCGTAACAACCACTACACCTATGCAGGGAAATAAAAATCCTGCATCAATTGTAAAAACGGGTATAGAATCTATAGGCAAGTTTGCAATTATTTTAGTCGCAGCTGCCATTATCTTAATAATCATGAACAAAAAAGGAGAAAAAAATGAAAATAACAAATAA
- a CDS encoding FIVAR domain-containing protein, translating into MKLGKKILSGLFAITFIFTGSCLGYQKNTVYADEVDAEYEIQRKALVEAVNDRANVISTEAFYSYASENSKAIYEKAVADAEAVLELGHGASFDQMSQATEAINTAKQNIIKEVNHILTKRKLERVLEKVRATNRATKFILEKYPNTIAKVRPEIEALLQKQDRQIREAEKRLQNM; encoded by the coding sequence ATGAAACTAGGTAAAAAAATCTTATCAGGTCTTTTTGCTATAACTTTTATCTTTACTGGCTCCTGCCTAGGCTATCAAAAAAATACTGTCTATGCTGATGAAGTTGACGCTGAGTATGAAATACAAAGAAAAGCCTTAGTAGAGGCGGTAAATGATAGGGCCAATGTTATAAGCACTGAAGCATTTTATTCCTATGCATCAGAAAACTCCAAGGCTATCTATGAAAAAGCCGTAGCAGATGCTGAGGCAGTTCTAGAGCTTGGCCATGGTGCAAGCTTTGATCAGATGTCCCAAGCTACAGAGGCTATAAACACAGCCAAACAAAATATAATCAAGGAAGTAAACCATATACTGACAAAAAGAAAACTCGAAAGAGTCCTAGAAAAAGTCAGAGCTACAAACAGGGCTACAAAATTTATATTGGAGAAATATCCAAACACTATTGCCAAGGTTAGGCCTGAGATAGAAGCACTCTTGCAAAAGCAAGACAGACAGATAAGAGAAGCAGAGAAAAGACTACAAAATATGTAA
- the rpsC gene encoding 30S ribosomal protein S3, translating to MGQKVNPKGYRVGVIKDWDSKWFADKKDFSDLLVEDFKIREFIKKTAYDAGIADIEIERAVNNLKITIFTGKPGMVIGRGGAGVEELKAKLEKIAPGKRIIINVEEIKYQDLSAQLVAENIASQLENRVAFRRAMKQAMQRTMRAGAKGIKTMVSGRLGGADMARSEGYSEGTIPLQTLRANIDYGFAEADTEYGKIGCKVWIYKGEVLPGQKAEREPKLAPVQNKRRKRNNRRPNRNNKGQN from the coding sequence ATGGGACAAAAAGTTAACCCTAAAGGATATAGAGTAGGCGTAATCAAAGACTGGGATTCTAAATGGTTCGCAGACAAAAAAGACTTCTCAGACCTTCTAGTAGAAGATTTTAAAATCAGAGAATTTATCAAAAAGACTGCATATGATGCAGGAATCGCAGACATAGAAATCGAAAGAGCAGTAAACAACCTAAAGATTACAATCTTTACAGGCAAACCAGGCATGGTAATTGGTAGAGGTGGTGCTGGAGTAGAAGAGCTAAAAGCTAAGCTTGAAAAAATCGCTCCAGGCAAAAGAATCATCATCAACGTAGAAGAAATCAAATACCAAGACTTATCTGCACAACTAGTAGCTGAAAACATTGCAAGCCAACTAGAAAACAGGGTAGCATTTAGACGTGCTATGAAACAAGCAATGCAAAGAACAATGAGAGCTGGAGCTAAGGGTATCAAAACCATGGTTTCAGGAAGACTTGGTGGAGCAGACATGGCAAGAAGTGAAGGATACTCAGAAGGTACAATTCCACTTCAAACCCTAAGAGCAAATATTGACTACGGTTTTGCTGAAGCAGACACAGAATATGGTAAGATCGGCTGCAAAGTTTGGATTTACAAAGGCGAAGTTCTTCCAGGACAAAAAGCTGAAAGAGAACCAAAACTAGCACCTGTTCAAAACAAGAGAAGAAAAAGAAATAATAGACGTCCAAACAGAAATAATAAGGGACAAAATTAG
- the rplV gene encoding 50S ribosomal protein L22 — translation MKVRAIAKYQRISPLKVNYIAREIRGKQVDEALNILKFTNKKGARLLEDVLKSAIANAENNNGLDREDLIVEKAYANDAPTMKRYRPKAKGAAYPILKRSSHIGVELADIEER, via the coding sequence ATGAAAGTAAGAGCAATAGCTAAATATCAAAGAATATCTCCTCTTAAAGTTAACTATATAGCAAGAGAAATTCGTGGCAAACAAGTTGATGAAGCGCTTAACATCCTAAAATTCACCAACAAAAAAGGTGCAAGACTTCTAGAAGATGTACTAAAAAGTGCAATTGCCAACGCTGAAAATAACAACGGACTTGATAGAGAAGACCTAATAGTTGAAAAAGCATATGCAAATGATGCACCAACTATGAAAAGATACAGACCTAAAGCAAAGGGTGCTGCTTACCCAATCTTAAAAAGATCAAGTCATATCGGCGTAGAGTTAGCAGATATAGAGGAAAGGTAG
- the rplB gene encoding 50S ribosomal protein L2: MAIRKLKPTSNGHRNMSVNTFDEITVGKPYKKLTTDLKSKGGRNNTGRTTVRFRGGGVKRRYRIIDFKRDKDNIPARVQTIEYDPNRSAYIALVAYADGEKRYILAPRGLKVGDLIESGEHADIKPGNALELKDIPVGTTVHAVELRAGHGATLVRSAGVGAQLMAKEGKFATLRLPSGEMRMVHLNCKATVGTVGNQEHELIRVGKAGKSRYAGKRPHVRGSAMNPVDHPHGGGEGRTPIGRPSPMTPWGKKAIGVKTRNQKKQSSAYIVRRRNEK; encoded by the coding sequence ATGGCTATTAGAAAATTAAAACCAACTTCAAACGGACATAGAAATATGTCAGTAAACACCTTTGACGAAATCACCGTAGGTAAACCATACAAAAAACTAACTACAGACCTTAAAAGCAAGGGTGGTAGAAACAATACAGGTAGAACAACAGTTAGATTCCGTGGTGGCGGGGTTAAGAGAAGATATAGAATTATAGACTTCAAAAGAGATAAAGACAATATCCCAGCAAGAGTACAAACCATAGAATACGATCCAAACAGAAGTGCATACATCGCACTAGTAGCTTATGCAGATGGTGAAAAAAGATATATCCTAGCTCCAAGAGGACTAAAAGTAGGAGATCTTATCGAATCAGGCGAACACGCTGATATCAAACCAGGTAACGCACTTGAGCTAAAAGATATACCAGTAGGTACAACAGTACACGCTGTAGAACTTAGAGCAGGTCACGGTGCTACACTTGTAAGAAGTGCAGGAGTAGGCGCTCAGCTTATGGCTAAAGAAGGCAAATTTGCTACACTTAGACTACCAAGTGGTGAAATGAGAATGGTACACCTAAACTGCAAAGCAACTGTAGGTACAGTAGGAAACCAAGAACACGAACTTATAAGAGTAGGAAAAGCTGGTAAGAGCAGATATGCTGGCAAAAGACCTCACGTAAGAGGATCAGCAATGAACCCAGTAGACCATCCACACGGTGGTGGTGAAGGTAGAACACCAATCGGTAGACCAAGCCCAATGACACCATGGGGCAAAAAAGCTATCGGTGTTAAGACAAGAAATCAAAAGAAACAATCTTCAGCATACATCGTAAGAAGAAGAAACGAGAAATAG
- the rplC gene encoding 50S ribosomal protein L3 — protein MKSIFTTKVGMTQVIDEDGVITPVTVLKACDNVVVQVKTVENDGYNAIQVGTIDKKEKNVKKPIKGHFDKAGVSYKRYLREINLGDETTELKAGDNITVDIFEDGEIVDIVATSKGKGTQGAIKRWNYGRGPESHGSKSHRVAGARAAGSDPARVFKGRKGSGKMGHDRVTIQNVKLVKVNTEDSYILVKGGVPGPKGGLVEVKQAVKA, from the coding sequence ATGAAGAGTATATTTACAACAAAAGTAGGCATGACTCAAGTCATCGACGAAGATGGAGTTATTACTCCTGTTACTGTTTTAAAAGCTTGCGACAACGTGGTTGTACAAGTTAAGACAGTAGAAAATGATGGATACAATGCTATCCAAGTCGGAACAATCGACAAAAAAGAAAAAAATGTCAAAAAACCAATAAAAGGACACTTTGACAAAGCTGGCGTTTCATACAAGAGATACCTAAGAGAGATCAATCTTGGAGATGAAACAACAGAGCTAAAAGCAGGCGATAACATAACAGTAGACATCTTTGAAGATGGTGAAATAGTAGATATCGTTGCAACCTCTAAAGGTAAAGGAACCCAAGGTGCTATCAAGAGATGGAACTACGGAAGAGGACCAGAAAGTCACGGTTCAAAATCTCACAGAGTAGCAGGTGCTAGAGCAGCAGGTTCTGACCCAGCTAGAGTATTCAAGGGTAGAAAAGGTTCAGGTAAGATGGGACATGATCGTGTAACTATCCAAAATGTTAAACTTGTAAAAGTAAACACAGAGGACAGCTACATCCTAGTTAAAGGCGGAGTACCAGGACCTAAGGGCGGACTTGTTGAAGTTAAACAAGCTGTTAAAGCCTAA
- the rplP gene encoding 50S ribosomal protein L16 yields the protein MLMPKRVKYRRQHRGRMKGNATRGNQLAYGEYGLQALEASWMTANQIEAARRAMTRYIKRGGNIWIKVFPDKPVSKKPAEVRMGSGKGAPEYWVAVIKPGRVLFEMSGVSEEVAKEAMRLAAQKLPVKTKFIQRLEVTGSEE from the coding sequence ATGTTAATGCCTAAAAGAGTGAAATATCGTAGACAACATAGAGGCAGAATGAAAGGTAATGCTACTAGAGGTAACCAACTTGCTTATGGTGAGTACGGTCTACAAGCCCTAGAAGCTAGCTGGATGACAGCTAACCAAATCGAGGCTGCACGTCGTGCGATGACAAGATATATAAAAAGAGGCGGAAATATTTGGATAAAAGTATTTCCAGACAAACCAGTATCTAAAAAACCTGCAGAGGTAAGAATGGGTTCTGGTAAAGGTGCACCAGAGTACTGGGTAGCCGTTATCAAACCAGGAAGAGTACTATTTGAGATGAGTGGTGTTAGTGAAGAAGTTGCAAAAGAAGCTATGAGACTTGCTGCACAAAAACTTCCAGTAAAAACAAAATTCATCCAAAGACTTGAAGTTACAGGTTCGGAGGAATAA
- the rpsJ gene encoding 30S ribosomal protein S10, translating to MANQQKIRIRLRAYDHEVIDSSAEKIVEAVKRSGAEVSGPIPLPTEIERITILRAVHKYKDSREQFEQRTHKRLIDIIGPNAKTLDALKKLNLPAGVDIEIKL from the coding sequence ATGGCTAATCAACAAAAGATAAGAATAAGACTTAGAGCTTATGATCATGAAGTGATCGACAGCTCTGCAGAGAAGATCGTAGAAGCAGTAAAAAGAAGCGGAGCAGAAGTAAGTGGACCAATTCCATTACCAACAGAAATCGAAAGAATAACAATTCTTAGAGCGGTTCACAAGTACAAAGATTCCAGAGAACAGTTTGAACAAAGAACTCACAAAAGACTTATCGACATCATTGGACCAAATGCAAAAACATTAGATGCACTAAAGAAGTTAAATCTTCCAGCTGGTGTTGATATCGAGATTAAACTATAA
- the rplD gene encoding 50S ribosomal protein L4: MPKVDILNIKGENVGSLDLNETLFATQISEHAVYEVIKNQLANKRQGTQSAKTRAEVRGGGRKPFRQKGTGRARQGSIRAPHYTGGGVVFAPKPRDYSYKLAKKLRRKALYSVLTAKVNDNELVVVDSLSLENAKTKEAAAALKALNADSKAYVVTAEKDDLVYRSFRNIAGVEVAEARLINVYDLVKHDKLVISKDAIAKLEEVFI; the protein is encoded by the coding sequence ATGCCTAAAGTAGATATTTTAAATATTAAAGGAGAAAATGTTGGATCTCTTGACCTAAACGAAACCCTATTTGCTACACAAATTAGCGAACATGCAGTTTATGAAGTAATCAAGAACCAACTAGCAAATAAAAGACAAGGTACCCAATCAGCAAAAACTCGTGCTGAGGTACGTGGTGGTGGAAGAAAGCCATTTAGACAAAAAGGAACAGGACGTGCTCGTCAAGGTTCTATAAGAGCTCCACACTACACAGGCGGTGGTGTTGTATTTGCACCAAAGCCAAGAGACTATAGCTACAAACTAGCTAAAAAACTTAGGAGAAAAGCCCTATATTCAGTACTAACAGCAAAAGTCAATGACAATGAGCTTGTAGTAGTAGATAGCCTTTCTCTAGAAAATGCAAAAACAAAAGAAGCAGCTGCAGCCCTAAAGGCCCTAAATGCTGACAGCAAAGCATATGTAGTAACAGCAGAAAAAGATGACCTAGTATATAGATCATTCAGAAATATAGCTGGTGTAGAAGTAGCAGAAGCTAGACTAATAAATGTTTATGATTTAGTAAAACATGACAAGCTAGTAATAAGCAAAGATGCTATTGCTAAACTTGAGGAGGTATTTATCTAA
- a CDS encoding DUF6442 family protein, with protein sequence MDREEILSRYKKENENKDEMTKDVLIKAGNFSSAIGLLAVAIINFIKTYFFDGESDGLLGLFLLMIASHDLYIYAKLKDKKSLVRGSIAAIFSLVCLIMYFRGLK encoded by the coding sequence ATGGATAGGGAAGAAATATTATCAAGATATAAAAAAGAAAACGAAAACAAGGACGAGATGACCAAGGATGTTTTGATCAAGGCAGGCAATTTTTCATCTGCCATAGGCTTACTTGCTGTAGCCATTATAAATTTCATCAAAACTTATTTTTTTGACGGAGAAAGTGACGGTCTACTTGGGCTCTTTCTTCTGATGATTGCAAGCCACGACTTATATATTTACGCAAAGCTAAAGGATAAAAAATCCCTAGTCAGGGGATCTATAGCTGCGATCTTTTCCCTAGTCTGTCTTATCATGTATTTTAGGGGCCTAAAATAA
- the rpsS gene encoding 30S ribosomal protein S19 translates to MARSLKKGPFVDDHLMKKIEELNEKNEKKVIRTWSRRSTVFPEFVEHTIAVHDGRKHVPIYITEDMVGHKLGEFVPTRTFRGHAKKATEMKSKMR, encoded by the coding sequence ATGGCTAGATCACTTAAAAAAGGACCATTTGTCGATGATCATTTAATGAAAAAAATCGAAGAATTAAATGAAAAAAATGAAAAGAAAGTTATAAGAACTTGGTCAAGACGTTCTACAGTATTCCCTGAATTTGTAGAACACACAATCGCAGTTCATGATGGTAGAAAACACGTTCCAATCTATATCACAGAAGATATGGTAGGTCATAAACTTGGCGAATTTGTACCAACAAGAACATTCAGAGGCCATGCTAAAAAGGCAACTGAAATGAAAAGCAAAATGCGTTAG
- a CDS encoding iron-containing alcohol dehydrogenase: MTYTTFSVPNTIVHGENALEYLSSLKGKKAVLVTGGSSMKRFGFLDEAKKQLEKAGMEVLIIDGVEPDPSVKTCLAGGAKMAEFEPEWIIAIGGGSAMDAAKAMWVFYEHPDWDFERLAAFDNPPLKNKARMICIPSTSGTASEITAFSVITDTEKEIKYPLVHPDFVPEVALLDMRIPAKMPAKITAATGMDVMTHAVEAFVSTSADDFTDPYAIRAIKLVFEYLKRAYDNGEDMEAREKMHIASCIAGMAFTNSSLGIVHSMAHKIGGIFHLTHGEANAIMLPYIIDYNRKSCDKYKEIERILGVDDLAEEIRKLNESVGISATIKDGKNTIIEEKDFLEVLDKMSENAFKDACTLTNPRETSPADIKNIYHAAYYGEKVDF, from the coding sequence ATGACATACACAACATTTTCTGTACCAAACACTATAGTTCATGGCGAAAACGCTCTTGAATACTTATCAAGCCTAAAGGGTAAAAAAGCTGTCCTTGTTACAGGCGGATCTTCTATGAAGAGATTCGGATTTTTGGATGAGGCCAAAAAACAATTAGAAAAAGCCGGCATGGAAGTCCTAATAATAGACGGAGTAGAGCCAGATCCATCTGTTAAAACCTGCCTAGCTGGTGGAGCAAAGATGGCAGAGTTTGAACCAGAATGGATAATCGCAATCGGTGGCGGATCTGCAATGGATGCTGCAAAGGCTATGTGGGTTTTCTATGAGCACCCAGATTGGGATTTTGAAAGACTAGCAGCATTTGACAACCCACCACTAAAAAACAAGGCAAGGATGATCTGTATCCCATCAACATCAGGTACAGCTAGTGAGATCACTGCATTTTCTGTTATAACCGATACAGAAAAAGAAATAAAATATCCACTTGTTCACCCAGATTTCGTGCCAGAAGTTGCCCTTCTTGATATGAGAATCCCTGCAAAGATGCCTGCAAAAATTACTGCAGCTACAGGTATGGATGTTATGACCCACGCTGTTGAGGCTTTCGTATCTACTAGTGCAGATGATTTTACAGACCCATATGCTATTAGGGCTATCAAATTAGTTTTTGAATACCTAAAGAGAGCATATGACAATGGCGAAGACATGGAAGCTCGTGAAAAAATGCACATTGCTTCTTGTATAGCTGGTATGGCCTTTACAAACTCATCACTTGGTATAGTCCACTCTATGGCCCACAAGATCGGCGGTATTTTCCACCTAACCCACGGTGAAGCCAATGCTATCATGCTACCATACATCATAGACTACAACAGAAAATCTTGTGACAAATACAAAGAGATAGAAAGAATACTTGGCGTTGATGACCTAGCAGAGGAGATCAGAAAACTAAACGAATCTGTAGGCATAAGTGCAACTATCAAAGATGGCAAAAACACCATCATAGAAGAAAAAGACTTCCTAGAAGTTTTAGATAAGATGAGTGAAAATGCATTCAAGGATGCTTGTACCCTTACAAACCCAAGAGAAACAAGTCCAGCAGACATCAAAAATATCTACCATGCAGCCTACTATGGAGAAAAGGTAGACTTCTAG